The genomic stretch CCACCCAGACTGGCGTCCACTGCGCCCGCGCCGACTTGACCGTGTCCAGCAGCCTGGTGCCGCTGTTGTAGCTCGGGATCAATACCAGCCCGCGCCAAACCGGGGCATTCTGCTGGCTCATGAAAGCGCCTTGCGAAAACTGTTTTCGACCTCGCGCAGGGTGTCATCCACTTTGCCCGCTACGAGGCAGGGGCCCAGGCGCACGCGAAAGTGCAGGGGGAAATCAGGGCGGCGCAGCAGCGGCCAGCCGTGACCCAGAAAGCGCTGATTGCTTTCGATGTAGACCAGCTGGATTGGGGCATGGCTTTTGGCTGCCATCAGCGCAAAGCCTTTTTTGCAGCGGCTGGCCGGCCAGTCGCGGGTGCGGGATCCCTCGGGGAAAACCAGAAGCTGCTCGCCGTCCCGGAGCTTCTGCGCCCCCTGACGCACGAGCGTGAGCGGTGAATCATTGCGCAGATAGCCCGCCAGCCGTGCGCCACCGCCCAGGAACAGGTTGTCCCAGATTTCCGCTTTCATGATGCAGGCCACCTGTGGCAGATAGGCCACCATGAGCACGGCATCCAAAAGGCCGGGATGATTGGCGGCAATCAACAGACCGGGTTTATCACGCAGTTCATTCAGGACATCGAGATCACAGCGAATCCTGCCGCTAGCGTGCATGGCGCTCACAAAGAGTCGGAAAATCCAGTGAATCATGAAGCGGCCGAGCGGGATGCCCCAGCGCCGGGGCAGCAACGGATACAGTATCGAAGCCAGCATGCTCCAGCTCAGGCACAGCAGGCCGAAAAAACCCAGCAGGGCATAGTAGGTCAGCGCATCGGTCCACTGATGGCATTGTCTGCCCAGGCGTGCAAGGACGCCGAAATTGCTCATCGGCGTCATGCCCTGCTCCAAGACATGAGATCCAGTTTCTCCGGCGCGGGCCTGCGCGAGTGCATTACCAAGTGTTTCAACAATCAGCCTGTCGTTTCATTGCCAGTTTGCTGCGGGGAAATCGAGGCCGGGCGCGAGTTGCCCGGGAAAAACCGGATTCTGGCAAGGATTGTAATGGACCCTTTCCTTCCTGGCCAGCGGCTCCCCTGGTCGCCTGCTCTGGCCTCTATGGACTGCATCAACCTGCTTTTCAGATAGTCGAAATCCGCGGGCCTGGCCAGGACACGCTGGTTTGTGCCTGGGCTCAGCTTGACAGCGCAGCCAGGCTCAACTCCCGACCTGCGCTGGGACGAGGAGCTCCAGCAGGTGCTTGACCAAGTGCGCGAGGCACGCTGACACCGGTCAGCCGGTGATTGCCTGTCTAGCGAGCAGCATCGCCGGTTTTCGTAGTGCCGGACCCATTCCTGCCAGTCCGGGTGCCGCGTTCGCTCAACTCCTTTTCCACCGCTTCGATATCATCGGCGATCAGGGGCGAGTAGCGTTCACGCAGGCGGCTGAACTCGTCGCGCAGACATTTCAACTCCTCGTCCGTCATGTCCTCCAGGTCCACGAGGCCCGTGCGTGCGCCTTCCATGGCCCGCAGCAGCTCGTCGAGTTTCAGGTGCACCGCCACGGCATCGCGGTTCTGGGTATTCTGGATGAGAAATACCATCAGAAAGGTTACGATGGTCGTGCCGGTGTTGATGATGAGCTGCCAGGTGTCGGAAAAGTGAAAGACGGGCCCGGTAATGGCCCAGACCATGATGACGGACACTGCCATCACGAAAGCCCATGGCGACCCCATTCTTTCCGAAGTGGTATGGGCGAATTTGCGAAAGATCTCGTTCATGAGTCCTCCCTGTCCATGTCACAGGATGCTCATGATTGTCACTGCTTGATTGCCCATCTGCCATCCGCCGCCCGTCCACGCAGGATCTTGCAGCCTGGGGTACTTGGAATCGCGAGGGAAGTTTCGATGCTCAAGGATATTGATCTACAGCTACTGCGCAAGGCGCCCCTGTTTTCCAGCCTCGGGCCACAGGAGCTGGGGCAGTTGCTGGACTCGGCCAGTGCCCTGAGCCTGCAGGCCGGCGAACAGCTCTTCGCCGAGGGCGAACCGGCCCAGGCCTTCTATGTCGTGATCGAGGGCAGCATGCGGCTCTACAAGCTCTCGGCTGAGGGCAACGAGAAGGTGATCGAACTCATCCAGGCCGGCGAGACCTTCGCCGAGGCGGTGGTCTTCCTTGGTGGGCGCTATCCGGTGCATGCCGCGGCCCTGAGCCCGGCCCGGCTGATTCGCATCGATAATACGGAGTTTGTGCGCGCCCTCAGGAGCAACAACAATCTCGCTATGAAAATGCTCGCGAGCATCAGCATGCGTCTGCATCAGCTCGTCAACGACGTGCGCGCTCTGAGCCTGGAGAGCGCCGGGCAGCGAGTGGCGGGTTACCTGCTGGAACTTGCCGGCGAAGCAGGAGCGGGTAGTGAAGTTCTCCTGCCGGCCCAGAAGCACGTGATTGCCTCAAGGCTCGGCATCAAGCCCGAGACCTTCTCACGGGTGCTGACTGGCTTGCGTGAGCAGAATCTCATTGATCTCGAGGGCCAGCATATCCGCTTGCCTGATGCAGCGGCACTGCGACGCTGGCGCGATAACCATCGCTGAGTTTCAGTTCGGGGTGAAGGCGTCGAAGTGCATTTGATCCATGTTGCTGTGATGGGAACGCAACAGTTCCAGGGCCGCCTCGATCATGCCCGGCGAGCCGCAGAGATAGACCTCGTGATCCTGCCAGGGGCCATGCTGCATTACCGTTGGCAACAGGCGCCTGGCGCCGGCCCAGTGGCTGTCTTCGGGGTCGGATACCGTGGGCGTGAAGGTAAAGTTGGGGTGCTCCCGGGCCCAGGCTTCCAGCTTTTGCACATGGTATAGATCCCGTTCCCGCTTGGCCCCGAAAAAGAGATGAATGCGGCGGTCGAGATTGCGGGCGAAGGCCTCTTCCAGGATGGCTTCAATCGGTGCCAGCCCCGTGCCGGCGGCAATGCACAGGATGTCGCGCGGGCTGTCGGGATGTAGCCGAAACTCGCCTTGGGCGGCGCTGAGCGTGAGCTGATCACCCGCTTTCAATTGCCCGAAAAGCTGGGTACTGAAAAGACCATTCGGCGCGCGCCGGATCTGTAGTCCGACCAATCCGTCCGTTCGTGGCCGGTGTGCCAGGGAGT from Thermithiobacillus plumbiphilus encodes the following:
- a CDS encoding lysophospholipid acyltransferase family protein, which gives rise to MTPMSNFGVLARLGRQCHQWTDALTYYALLGFFGLLCLSWSMLASILYPLLPRRWGIPLGRFMIHWIFRLFVSAMHASGRIRCDLDVLNELRDKPGLLIAANHPGLLDAVLMVAYLPQVACIMKAEIWDNLFLGGGARLAGYLRNDSPLTLVRQGAQKLRDGEQLLVFPEGSRTRDWPASRCKKGFALMAAKSHAPIQLVYIESNQRFLGHGWPLLRRPDFPLHFRVRLGPCLVAGKVDDTLREVENSFRKALS
- a CDS encoding low affinity iron permease family protein codes for the protein MNEIFRKFAHTTSERMGSPWAFVMAVSVIMVWAITGPVFHFSDTWQLIINTGTTIVTFLMVFLIQNTQNRDAVAVHLKLDELLRAMEGARTGLVDLEDMTDEELKCLRDEFSRLRERYSPLIADDIEAVEKELSERGTRTGRNGSGTTKTGDAAR
- a CDS encoding Crp/Fnr family transcriptional regulator is translated as MLKDIDLQLLRKAPLFSSLGPQELGQLLDSASALSLQAGEQLFAEGEPAQAFYVVIEGSMRLYKLSAEGNEKVIELIQAGETFAEAVVFLGGRYPVHAAALSPARLIRIDNTEFVRALRSNNNLAMKMLASISMRLHQLVNDVRALSLESAGQRVAGYLLELAGEAGAGSEVLLPAQKHVIASRLGIKPETFSRVLTGLREQNLIDLEGQHIRLPDAAALRRWRDNHR
- a CDS encoding 2Fe-2S iron-sulfur cluster-binding protein, encoding MSYQIIVEPSGLRFTAEPGQSVLEAALAQDVPLKHGCASGSCGDCKGKILEGDGQQGAFLPLLLSPEERAAGAAILCKFKPESDLRIQAELTRAEHWQAGIVALEPLAADVMGLWLKPDRAFPFIPGQYLRVEVPGHAGVWRSYSLAHRPRTDGLVGLQIRRAPNGLFSTQLFGQLKAGDQLTLSAAQGEFRLHPDSPRDILCIAAGTGLAPIEAILEEAFARNLDRRIHLFFGAKRERDLYHVQKLEAWAREHPNFTFTPTVSDPEDSHWAGARRLLPTVMQHGPWQDHEVYLCGSPGMIEAALELLRSHHSNMDQMHFDAFTPN